Proteins from one Chitinophaga oryzae genomic window:
- a CDS encoding TrmH family RNA methyltransferase has product MLSKAQIKYIQSLQHKKNRQKSSQYIAEGDKIVQELLQAGMPVKAVYATSAWLLQHREAVGRLPADAVKEVDNAVLKQLSALTTPNNAMALLDMPAADTGLPPEGAVVLALEAIQDPGNMGTLIRIADWFGIRQLIVSPDCVDVYNPKTIQATMGSIARVQVKEMDILQLLEESTLPSYAATLHGEDITRFTTLREGIILIGNEGRGLSDEVIAHATHRITIPRLGGAESLNAAVAAGVICGRLLI; this is encoded by the coding sequence ATGTTGTCAAAGGCGCAAATTAAATATATTCAATCATTACAGCACAAAAAAAACCGTCAAAAATCCAGCCAGTATATTGCGGAGGGGGATAAGATCGTACAGGAACTACTACAGGCGGGCATGCCCGTGAAAGCGGTATATGCTACCAGTGCATGGCTGCTTCAGCACCGGGAGGCGGTGGGCCGGTTACCGGCGGATGCTGTAAAGGAAGTGGATAATGCAGTCCTGAAACAACTGTCGGCGCTGACCACGCCCAACAATGCCATGGCCCTGCTGGATATGCCGGCAGCGGATACCGGCCTTCCGCCGGAAGGAGCGGTGGTACTGGCACTTGAAGCCATCCAGGACCCGGGCAACATGGGTACGCTGATTCGTATAGCCGACTGGTTTGGTATCCGTCAGCTGATCGTGTCGCCGGATTGTGTGGATGTTTACAATCCCAAAACCATACAGGCCACCATGGGCAGCATCGCCCGGGTACAGGTGAAGGAAATGGATATCCTGCAGCTGCTGGAAGAAAGCACACTGCCTTCCTATGCAGCCACCCTGCATGGGGAAGACATCACCCGTTTTACCACCCTCCGGGAAGGGATCATCCTGATCGGTAACGAAGGGAGGGGACTGTCAGACGAAGTCATTGCCCATGCCACCCACCGGATCACCATCCCGCGCCTCGGCGGGGCGGAATCCCTGAATGCCGCCGTAGCCGCCGGCGTTATCTGTGGCAGATTATTGATTTAA
- a CDS encoding type IX secretion system plug protein — protein sequence MRTAAFLLWVVLAACLFTGRVMAQANVITPDHVYHNNIKSVKFNQLGDPLSMPMYTIGTGEKLELSFDDMDNDVKNYYYSFVMCNADWTPAQVNQFDYMRGFSETRILNYKMSAVALQRYTHYSVQLPGTGSYPIKSGNYLLKVYLDSDTSQLAFTRRMYVVESKAGIAGFIQQPVSPKLFRTHQKINFEINTGSLNIQNPFDQIKVVILQNYRWDNAITNLKPQFINGNVIKYNAELDCVIPAGKEFRWIDLRSLRLQTERVRHSEYHANSTDVYAVTDFERADKLYQFIKDVNGKYYLATLDDYDPNFEGDYASVHFTFAAPEPYAGYDMYIFGEMTDYELNNNSRLTYNAASRAYEGTLFLKQGYYNYIYGLVDKTVTNGKFNTELTEGNWWETENNYTILLYFRPLGGRADELVSSITLNSILNRK from the coding sequence ATGCGTACAGCAGCTTTTCTTTTATGGGTGGTCCTGGCCGCCTGTCTGTTTACCGGCAGGGTGATGGCACAGGCCAATGTCATTACGCCGGACCATGTTTACCACAACAATATCAAATCCGTCAAGTTCAACCAGCTGGGAGATCCCCTGAGCATGCCCATGTATACCATTGGTACCGGGGAGAAGCTGGAGCTGTCTTTTGACGATATGGACAATGATGTGAAAAACTACTACTATTCTTTTGTGATGTGCAACGCAGACTGGACGCCGGCGCAGGTAAACCAGTTCGATTATATGCGCGGTTTCTCCGAAACGAGGATCCTCAACTATAAGATGTCGGCGGTGGCATTGCAGCGGTATACGCATTACAGTGTGCAGCTGCCGGGCACCGGCAGTTACCCGATCAAGTCGGGCAACTATCTGCTGAAGGTATACCTTGACAGTGATACCAGCCAGCTGGCTTTTACCCGGCGGATGTATGTGGTGGAATCGAAGGCCGGTATTGCCGGGTTTATCCAGCAGCCGGTGTCGCCGAAACTGTTCCGCACGCACCAGAAGATAAATTTCGAGATCAATACCGGCTCGTTGAACATCCAGAACCCTTTTGACCAGATCAAGGTGGTGATCCTGCAAAACTACCGCTGGGACAATGCCATTACTAATCTGAAGCCCCAGTTTATCAACGGCAACGTGATCAAGTACAATGCGGAGCTGGATTGTGTAATTCCCGCCGGGAAGGAGTTTCGATGGATAGACCTGCGGAGCCTGCGTTTACAGACAGAAAGGGTCCGGCATTCCGAGTACCACGCCAACAGTACCGATGTATATGCTGTTACGGATTTTGAGCGGGCGGATAAGCTGTATCAGTTCATCAAGGATGTTAACGGCAAGTATTACCTCGCCACGCTGGATGACTATGATCCCAACTTTGAGGGAGATTATGCTTCTGTGCATTTCACTTTTGCAGCGCCTGAGCCTTACGCCGGCTACGACATGTATATTTTCGGGGAGATGACCGATTATGAGTTGAACAACAACAGCAGGCTGACTTATAATGCCGCCAGCCGCGCTTATGAAGGCACACTGTTTCTGAAGCAGGGTTATTACAACTATATTTACGGACTGGTGGATAAAACGGTGACTAACGGTAAATTCAATACGGAGTTAACAGAAGGCAACTGGTGGGAGACAGAAAACAACTATACGATCCTGTTGTATTTCCGTCCGCTGGGCGGCCGTGCAGACGAGCTGGTGTCCAGCATTACGCTGAATTCGATCCTGAACCGCAAATAG
- a CDS encoding ABC transporter permease has product MELSAFIARRIAFNKASSFSKFIINIAVAATAVSVAVMILATALVNGFQQVIQDKIFSFWGHLHVNQYQPNAGPLTEEIPFTSTLTLMDSIKRVPGVKSVNPYATKSAIIKSEKEINGIIFKGIDKSYDWPQLQRFMQSGRPPRFNDTSYAPEIMISTNMAQDLQLKVDDKVIIYFIQGGGLPPRARKLQVSGIFKTGIEEYDKTYIIGDLNLVRRLNDWEPTQVGGYEIMLADYHLMDTTARIIDNNILPDQLFTRTIRDIYPNIFDWLQLQNQNELIIIVIMTIVAVINMITAILILILERTNMVGILKALGMRDWQIQKVFVFQAGYIILMGVLIGDFFGLGLAFLQKATGIFKLPEESYYMSVAAIDIRWHEILLINLGTLAICLLVLLIPSLIIRRITPVKAIQFK; this is encoded by the coding sequence ATGGAATTATCTGCTTTTATTGCCAGAAGGATTGCTTTCAACAAAGCCTCCTCTTTTTCGAAATTCATCATCAACATCGCTGTTGCTGCCACCGCAGTCAGCGTGGCGGTCATGATTCTGGCAACAGCGCTGGTCAACGGCTTTCAGCAGGTCATTCAGGACAAAATTTTCAGCTTCTGGGGCCACCTTCACGTCAATCAATACCAGCCCAACGCCGGTCCCCTGACGGAAGAAATACCCTTTACTTCCACCCTCACCCTGATGGACAGCATCAAAAGAGTGCCCGGTGTGAAGTCGGTAAACCCCTATGCCACCAAATCTGCCATCATCAAGTCTGAAAAGGAAATCAACGGCATCATCTTCAAAGGAATAGATAAAAGCTACGACTGGCCTCAATTACAGCGTTTCATGCAGAGCGGCCGCCCTCCCCGCTTTAATGATACCAGCTACGCGCCGGAAATCATGATTTCCACCAATATGGCGCAGGACCTGCAATTGAAAGTCGATGATAAAGTGATCATCTACTTCATCCAGGGTGGCGGGCTCCCGCCCCGCGCCCGCAAACTGCAGGTGTCAGGGATCTTTAAAACAGGTATCGAAGAATATGATAAAACCTACATTATCGGCGATCTGAACCTCGTTCGCCGCCTCAATGACTGGGAACCCACACAGGTAGGCGGTTATGAGATTATGCTGGCAGACTACCACCTGATGGACACCACCGCCCGTATCATCGACAACAACATACTGCCAGATCAACTGTTTACCCGCACCATCCGCGATATATACCCCAACATCTTTGACTGGCTGCAGCTACAGAACCAGAATGAACTGATCATCATCGTGATCATGACCATCGTGGCTGTTATCAACATGATCACCGCCATCCTCATCCTGATACTGGAACGCACCAATATGGTGGGCATCCTCAAAGCATTGGGCATGCGCGACTGGCAGATCCAGAAAGTATTCGTTTTCCAGGCGGGTTACATCATCCTCATGGGCGTGCTTATCGGCGACTTTTTCGGACTCGGGCTGGCCTTTCTGCAAAAGGCCACCGGCATCTTCAAACTCCCGGAAGAGTCCTACTACATGTCGGTGGCCGCTATCGATATCAGATGGCATGAGATACTGCTGATCAACCTGGGCACCCTCGCCATCTGCCTGCTGGTATTGCTGATCCCATCACTGATTATCCGGAGGATCACACCGGTAAAAGCGATCCAGTTCAAATAA